CCCTGATCAATGCGGTCACGATGACGCGGCAGGAAGCCAAGACCGCGTTCGGCAACCCGATGGTATACATGGAGAAGTTCCTGGAAAACCCGCGCCACGTAGAGATTCAGGTACTTGCCGACGAGCACCGTAACGCCGTCTACCTCGGCGACCGTGATTGTTCCATGCAACGCCGCCACCAGAAGATCATCGAGGAGGCCGCGGCTCCTCTGATTGCGGCCAAGGAGCGCATCCGCATCGGCGAGCGCTGCGCGGAAGCCTGCCGCAAGATCGGCTACCGCAGCGCCGGGACTTTCGAGTTTCTGTACGAGAACGGCGAGTTCTACTTCATCGAGATGAATACGCGGGTGCAGGTCGAGCATCCCGTGACCGAGATGATTACCGGCATCGACATCGTCAAGACCCAGATCCTGATCGCGGCGGGACAAAGGCTTCCGTTCCGCCAGAAGGACGTGCAATTCCGGGGCCACGCCATCGAATGTCGCATCAACGCCGAGCATCCGTACAAGTTCACGCCCTCGCCCGGACGCATCACCGCGTGGCATGTCCCCGGCGGGCCGGGGATTCGCGTCGATTCGCACGTCTATCAGAACTATTTCGTGCCCCCGTATTACGATTCGCTGATCGCCAAAGTCATCGCCTACGGAGACACCCGCGAGCAGGCAATGGCGCGCATGCGGGTGGCACTGTCGGAAATGGTGGTGGAGGGTATTCAAACCAATCTGCCCCTGCACCAGGAACTGATGGTCGATACCGCGTTCATCCGCGGCGGCACGAGCATCCACTATCTTGAAGAGAAGCTCGCCAAGTACACCAAGATCGAGTAGCCGGCCGCGCGCCGGCGCCGATCACCGATTCGAGGTTCGCCATCGCCTGGATTGCGGTTGAAATGATCGTCGATGCCGAGCAGGCCGCGTCGCTGACCGATGCGCTGCTCGGGTGCGGCGCGGCATCGGTCGACATCGCCGATGCGCACGCCGGCAGGGGGGGCGAACAGCCGATCTTCGCGGAGCCGGGAGCGGAGGCAGTCCCGGCGTGGCAAGAACATCGCCTGGTTGCGCTCTTCCCCGAGCACGCCGACGTGCAGCGCGCGCTGACCGAGGCGGCGGGCGAAGCGGGTCTGGCTTTGCCATCCTATGGCATCGGGCGAGTGGAGGAGCAGGACTGGGTGAGGCTCACACAGTCTCAGTTCGCTCCGATCCGGATCTCGCAGCGGTTGTGGATCTCGCCGAGTTGGGGCGTGGTTCCAGACCCGGCGGCGCTGACGGTCGTTCTCGACCCTGGACTCGCCTTCGGCACGGGCAGCCATCCCACGACGCGCCTGTGTCTGCAATGGCTCGATCAGCACCTGCAGCCGGGGCAAAGCGTCATCGATTATGGGTGCGGGTCGGGCATTCTGGCGATCGCAGCAGCCAGGCTGGGTGCGGCGCACGTTGTCGGGATCGACATCGACCCTCAGGCGCTGCAAACCAGTCGATACAACGCCGAGCGCAACGATGTCGCCATCGAATGGCTTACGGCCGATGCGCCTGCGCCGGCACCGGCGGACGTGACCATCGCCAATATCCTTTCGGCTCCGCTTGCTGCGCTGGCGCCGCTTCTGGCACGGCTCACCCGTAGCGGCGGGCACCTCGTGTTGTCCGGGATTCTGCCCGCACAAGTTGAGAACCTGACCCGAATCTACCGGCCTTGGTTCGATCTGCGCGTGGGTGCAATCGAGGAAGGGTGGGTCCGACTCGACGGCATCATGCGCGCGGGCGTTGCCGCACTCCGGCAGTGAACCTCTACACGCGCTGCCCGGCCTGCCTGACCGTGTTCCGCGTCACGACGCGTGAACTGCAGGCCTCGAATGGACGCGTGCGTTGCGGGCACTGCCAGGAAGTGTTCGATGCATTCGCCACCCTGAGCGCGCAGGAACCCGCCAAGGAGAGCGTGCCGGCGCCCGCCCAAACCGCCGTCCAGTCCCCTTCAGCCGTGGGCGACGAGCAGGCGACGGCGCCTGCGTCGATGGCCGCGGGCGCGGCTCGTGCGGCATCCTCGTCCCCGCCGAGAGTAGCGCGTCCCGACCCCGCC
The DNA window shown above is from Burkholderiales bacterium and carries:
- the prmA gene encoding 50S ribosomal protein L11 methyltransferase; the encoded protein is MAVEMIVDAEQAASLTDALLGCGAASVDIADAHAGRGGEQPIFAEPGAEAVPAWQEHRLVALFPEHADVQRALTEAAGEAGLALPSYGIGRVEEQDWVRLTQSQFAPIRISQRLWISPSWGVVPDPAALTVVLDPGLAFGTGSHPTTRLCLQWLDQHLQPGQSVIDYGCGSGILAIAAARLGAAHVVGIDIDPQALQTSRYNAERNDVAIEWLTADAPAPAPADVTIANILSAPLAALAPLLARLTRSGGHLVLSGILPAQVENLTRIYRPWFDLRVGAIEEGWVRLDGIMRAGVAALRQ
- the accC gene encoding acetyl-CoA carboxylase biotin carboxylase subunit, which gives rise to MFEKILIANRGEIALRVQRACRELGIKTVAVHSTADADAKYVRLADESVCIGPPSSADSYLNIPAIISAAEVTDAEAIHPGYGFLSENADFAERVEKSGFVFIGPRAETIRLMGDKVSAKAAMIKAGVPVVPGSEGALPEAPDEIVKVARKIGYPVIIKAAGGGGGRGMRVVHTEAALINAVTMTRQEAKTAFGNPMVYMEKFLENPRHVEIQVLADEHRNAVYLGDRDCSMQRRHQKIIEEAAAPLIAAKERIRIGERCAEACRKIGYRSAGTFEFLYENGEFYFIEMNTRVQVEHPVTEMITGIDIVKTQILIAAGQRLPFRQKDVQFRGHAIECRINAEHPYKFTPSPGRITAWHVPGGPGIRVDSHVYQNYFVPPYYDSLIAKVIAYGDTREQAMARMRVALSEMVVEGIQTNLPLHQELMVDTAFIRGGTSIHYLEEKLAKYTKIE